gaagaaggggaacttcaagaagaacagcaagcaagttgctgttcaggagaagaaacccaagtctggacctaagcctgaaactgagtgcttctactgcaagcagactggtcactggaagcggaactgccccaagtatttggcggataagaaggatggcaaggttaacaaaggtatatgtgatatacatgttattgatgtgtaccttactaatgctcgcagtagcacctgggtatttgatactggttctgttcctaatatttgcaactcgaaacaggggctacagattaagcgaagattggctaaggacgaggtgacgatgcgcgtgggaaatggttccaaagtcgatgtgatcgcggtcggcacgctacctctacatctaccttcgggattagttttagacctaaataattgttatttggtgccagcgttaaacatgaacattatatctggatcttgtttaatgcgagacggttattcatttaaatcagagaataatggttgttctatttatatgaataatatcttttatggtcatgcacccttgaagagtggtctatttttgttgaatctcgatagtagtgatacgcatattcataatgtcgaagccaaaagatgcagagttgataatgatagtgcaacttatttgtggcactgccgtttaggtcatatcggtgtaaagcgcatgaagaaactccatactgatggacttttggaatcacttgattatgaatcacttggtacttgcgaaccgtgcctcatgggcaagatgactaaaacaccgttctccggaactatggagagagcaacagatttattggaaatcatacatacagatgtatgtggtccgatgaatattgaggctcgtggcggatatcgttattttctcaccttcacagatgatttgagcagatatgggtatatctacttaatgaaacataagtctgaaacatttgaaaagttcaaagaatttcagagtgaagttgaaaatcatcgtaacaagaaaataaaatttctacgatctgatcgtggaggagaatatttgagttatgagtttggtcttcatttgaaacaatgcggaatagtttcgcaactcacgccacccagaacaccacaacgtaatggtgtgtccgaacgtcgtaatcgtactttattagatatggtgcgatctatgatgtctcttactgatttaccgctatcgttttggggttatgctttagagacggctgcattcactctaaatagggcaccatcaaaatccgttgaaacgacaccttatgaactatggtttggcaagaaaccaaagttgtcgtatcttaaagtttggggttgcgatgcttatgtgaagaaacttcaacctgataagctcgaacctaaatcggagaaatgtgtcttcataggatatccaaaggagactgttgggtacaccttctatcacagatccgaaggcaagacattcgttgctgagaatggatcctttctagagaaggagtttctctcgaaagaagtgagtgggaggaaagtagaacttgatgaggtaactgtacctgctcccttattggaaagtagatcatcaaagaaatcagtttctgcgacacctacaccaattagtgatgaagttaatgataatgatcatgaaacttcagatcaagttattactgaacctcgtaggtcaaccagattaagatccgcaccagagtggtacggtaatcctgttctggaggttatgttactagaccatgacgaacctacgaactatgaagaagcgatggtgagcccagattccgcaaaatggcttgaggccatgatatccgagatgggatccatgtatgagaacaaagtatgtactttggttgacttgcccaatgatcggcaagccattgaaaataaatggatcttcaagaagaagactgacgctgacggtaatgttactgtctataaagcacGACTTGTtacgaaaggttttcgacaagttcaagggattgactacgatgagaccttctcacccgtagcgatgcttaagtctgtccgaatcatgttagcaattgtcgcattttatgattatgaaatttggcaaatggatgtcaaaactgcatttctgaatggatttctagaagaagagttgtatatgatgcaaccggaaggttttgtcgatccaaagggagctaacaaagtgtgcaagatccagcgatccatttatggactggtgcaagcctctcggagttggaataaatgctttgatagtgtgatcaaagcatttggttttatacagacttttggagaagcctgtatttacaagaaagtgagtgggagctcagtagcatttctgatattatatgtggatgacatattgctgattggaaatgatatagaatttctggatagcataaagggatacttgaataacagtttttcaatgaaagacctcggtgaagctgcatatatattgggcatcaagatctatagagatagatcaagacgcttaattggactttcacaaagcacataccttgacaaagttttgaagaagttcaaaatggatcaagcaaagaaagggttcttgcctgtactacaaggtgtgagattgagtaagactcaatgcccgaccactgcagaagatagagagaagatgaaagatgttccctatgcttcagccataggctctatcatgtatgcaatgctgtgtaccagacctgatgtgtgccttgctataagtttagcagggaggtaccaaagtaatccaggagtggatcactggacagcggtcaagaacatcctgaaatacctgaaaaggactaaggatatgtttctcgtttatggaggtgacaaagagctcatcgtaaatggttacgttgatgcaagctttgacactgatccggacgattctaaatcgcaaaccggatacgtatttacattaaacggtggagctgtcagttggtgcagttctaagcaaagtgtcgtggcgggatctacgtttgaagcggagtacatagctgcttcggaagcagcaaatgaaggagtctggatgaaggagttcatatccgatctaggtgtcatacctagtgcatcgggaccaatgaaaatcttttgtgacaatactggtgcaattgccttagcaaaggaatccatatttcacaagagaaccaagcacatcaaaagacgcttcaattccatccgagatttagtccaggtgggagacatagaaatttgcaagatacatacggatctgaatgttgcagacccgttgactaagcctcttccacgagcaaaacatgatcagcaccaagactccatgggtgtaagaatcattactgtgtaatctagattattgactctagtgcaagtgggagactgaaggaaatatgccctagaggcaataataaagttattatttatttccttacatcatgataaatgtttattattcatgctagaattgtattaaccggaaacataatacatgtgtgaatacatagacaaacagagtgtcactagtatgcctctacttgactagctcgttgatcaaagatggttatgttccctagccatagacatgagttgtcatttgattaacgggatcacttcattaggagaatgatgtgattgacttgacccattccgttagcttagcactcgatcgtttagtatgttgctattgctttcttcatgacttatacatgttcctatgactatgagattatgcaactcccgtttaccggaggaacactttgtgtgctaccaaacgtcacaacgtaactgggtgattataaaggtgctctacaggtgtctccaaaggtacttgttgggttggcgtatttcgagattaggatttgtcactccgattgtcggagaggtatctttgggcccactcagtaatacacatcactataagccttgcaagcattgtgactaatgagttagttgcgggatgatgtattacggaacgagtaaagagacttgccggtaacgagattgaactaggtatcgagataccgacgatcgaatctcgggcaagtaacataccgatgacaaagggaacaacatatgttgttatgcggtctgaccgataaagatcttcgtagaatatgtaggaaccaatatgagcatccaggttccgctattggttattgaccggagaggtgtctcggtcatgtctacatagttctcgaacccgtagggtccgcacgcttaacgttacgatgacagttatattatgagtttatatgttttgatgtaccgaaggttgttcggagtccggatgtgatcacggacatgacgaggagtctcgaaatggtcgaggcataaagattgatatattggaagcctatgtttggacatcggaagtgttccgggtgaaatcgggatttttccggagtactgggaggttaccggaaccccccggtaacttaatgggccttagtgggcctaggtggaagagaggagaggaggccagggcagggccgcgtgcccctccccccccagtcagaataggacaaggagaggggggcggcgcccccccttccttcctcccctccacctcttctcccttcctctcctagtccaacatggaaagggggggagtcctactcccggtaggagtaggactcctcctggcgcgcctctcctcccttggccggcggcctcccccttgcacctttatatacggggcaagggggcacctctagacacaattgatcaacgatcttttagccgtgtgcggtgcccccctccaccatattacacctcaataatatcgtagcggtgcttaggcgaagccctgcgtcggtagaacatcatcatcgtcaccacgccgtcgtgctgacgaaactctccctcaacactcggctggatcggagttcgagggacgtcatcgagctgaacgtgtgctgaactcggaggtgccgtacgttcggtacttgatcggtcggatcgtgaagacgtacgactacatcaaccgcgttgtgttaacgcttccgctttcggtctacgagggtacgtggacaacactctcccctcttgttgctatgcatcaccatgatcttgcgtgttcgtaggaatttttttaaattactacgttcccaacataTAGTATATGCAACCAACGGCACAGAAATTTCTCCACATAAATATAGATTGGTTAGTGGACAATACAGAATCACACCATGAAAGGTCCACCAAACAAtggattaaaaataaaaataaaacacacTATCATCTTCCCCACACGCCAGACTAAATATTCTGTCAATTCCAAAATATAAAGGGTATTAATTTTCTAGGAAGTCAATTTTTTTAACTTAGAGCAAGTTCAAAGCAAAAATATCGACATCCGCAACATTAAACAAAAAAGTATAAAAAtttatttcatgataaatataaaaataccaatatgatattatgaattttgaTATATTTCTTTGCAAATTTGATCAAACTTAAAAGATTTATCTTTTCAAAAAAATAATATACCTTATATTATGAAAGAGAGTGATTTAAAAAAAGACAACACTAACGGCGCAGCAAAGCACGTCCAACACTTCTTGTTAGTTTGAAATCTGACGTGGCACCGGCCCTGCGTCAAGATTCATGCAACGGTGGAAAGGGGTCGCTGGACCCTTCTCCTGGCTGACGGTCGGTAGTTAACATTCCTAACAAAAGGGATTTACCACTTTCACACAGcgtggcccaagcggtttatagGTGACACGGCAACGGGCCCGACGTTTCACGGTAACCGCGCGCTGTTTCGAACCGCCATATAGCCAAGGTCACAATTGTCAATGTGCAAAGGAAAGCCAGAATATAAATACAGAAAGGAAGACGAGAGGAATTAACAAAATCTCGCCCCCTCAGGCTCCAACTCGTCTCTCGCATTTCCCGCTTTGCTTCCACCTCTTTCCCCGCCTCGCCTGCCTCTTCGCCGCCTCTCCCCTTCTCTCCTAGGTTTAGGGTTTCCCCGGCGGCGACTCGAGTCAAGGCTGTAAGCCTGTAACACGCCGTGACTGGTGAGTCTCCTAAcacgcccacccccccccccccccccccccccccccccccctggccTTCAACCATCTGATTCATGTCTGCATCCTCCTCGCTGGCCGTAGGCGATGCCGGTTCCTCTCGGGATGGCGGAGGTGTGGATCTATTTGCCATGGGCCGGGCCGGTGAATTAGGTTCGGTGTCATGTGCCGATACCTGGTTTTGGTTTTGTGGGCGGATCGGTTTTGGATCTAGGTTTTACTTGTTGGTAGTGGCGTGTGGGTTGGAGATCTGTTGGTGAAGTTTCGTGTTTGTTATTTTTGTTATCGAAGATAGCATGTTTGATCATGGTATTGCATCTGTTTGAGCCTTTGTTGCTTCGATTTACTATAGGGTTGTAATTGGTAATTTTGGCGACTAACTTGCGTAAAAATTGGTCTCTGCTGTTTTCGTTGCCTATTAAAATTAGGCCAGACACAAACTTCGATTTGATTTTTTGGTTATGTACTTCAATTGTACCTTTTCATCTGTACACAACAAAGTCTACATCGTTATGCGCGCATCAAATTGTACAGAATGATGATAGTGTTCCTGAGCTGATCAAAATTAGGCATGTTTGCATAGTATTTTGATGATTGTAGGTGTGAGAATGGGGATTGGTGTAATCTGGGACACACTAGTCTAATATTCTTATTCAACTAAGGCAGGAAGATGGGTAACTACATgttctgatttttttgaatttgttatGTGTGATGGACTTTATTAGATTTGACCCTCCAGCCTAACCAACTTAGGATAAGCTCTGACTCAGCGAACATATCATCTAACCTGTTAGCTATGCTCAATAAACTGTGCTGAgagtttctgcacataaatatgTTACTCCTAGAAATATCTAAGTCACTACTTTTCATTTCTCATAATTTTAATCATAACAATTGCCTTTGATATTCCTTCCCATGTTTGTAAATTATTGTACTATATCTTCTTGCAATACATACTTGTTTAATTATTTTTATGCCAGCTATCCAGAAAGATTTTGTACTCAACCTTTTGGAGTTCATCTTGCTATGCTCTTTTGTGTTGCCACCTTCAGTTATCTTTTTATCTGTGTGATGCATGTTGTTAAATTTTGTGTAACTTGCTTTCTGTTGCTCATTCCAGCCAAGTCACTACAGTATAACGAGGTGCGTTTCCTTCAAAGCTGTCAATTGTACGGAGATGGAAATGACCCCTGAATTATTGTATGGACAAAATGTATATGTTCCAACTGCTGTAAATTCCTATACATATGGTTATGCAGGTAAAATATTAATTTGCATCATGCAGTTGATGGTATTTTTACTTCCCTGTGCCATCAGATTATAATACACAGTCCTTTAAAATACAGAAGTTGGATCACCTATGGATTGGTATAACCATCAGAACTCTCTAGGATATGATGCTCAAGATGTTTATTTTCCGGTTAGTGTAACAGCAAAATTTCTTCAGTACCTGTTCTTTTTACCTTCGAACATTTATAACATGTTGCTCTCACAGGCTTTCCAGACTGACGGCACACAGTGTGTTTACTATGCTACCCCTGACAATGGATCAGTTCATCCTTCCTACAGCCCTTACCCTATGGATCCTGGTTACATAGTTGATGGATCTTATCTGCCACAAGAATATGTCCCTGACACTGACCCTACATGCCAAGTAGTTCCCTCATCTTATTACATTCCATCTGTTCTTCCTTATGCAGTCGATAGTGTCCTAGGAATCACTGCCACATCTCTCCACCCATCTAGTGTTGCATTCATTCCAAGCATGCCAGCTTATGCTGTAACATCCACAAATCATGTGTTACCTTTGATGGCTCTTGTTGCCCCGAAAAATGATGTTGTCGTGAATCCGCCTGTACAATCAACAATTGTCTCTTCAAAGCAGTTTCAGAATCACTCAATGATACCAATTGTTCAGTTGCATAACTCACTTCCAATGAAGCAAGAGCTGGGAAATGGGTCCATGGTGTCTGTTAAACCTCTTCATACCCCACAGGTAGGCGCACATGTTCTTCTGGAACTTGCTCTCATTGTTCTCTTTTGTGAGGCCTGCTGTTTAGCATTTACTACCTCCATTCCTAGAAGTAAGGTGTATTTTGTTTCGTTAAGACATGCATTTGACCAATACTGGCTACATAAATACAAGGTTATATGACATGAAATTTGTGTCACTAGGTTCGTATTTAGAAGTACTTTGTTATGATGGTGATTTTGTGTCACATAAATCAAGTATTAGAAGAGTAATTCTTGCTCAAAGTCTTGTCTTAACAAAATGAAATACACCTTATTCATCAGAATGGAGGGAGTAAATAACATCCTCTGAACTGTTTGTTGAGTTGAAGCTACTATAGGATCCATCATTTCCTCTTAATTTCTTGTGTATGAACCCTTAAATATGAAAAAAGCATGCCTAAGAAAAACTCAGAACAGTAAGCCTGTAATGCCGTTGAAGCTTTTGGGGTACCAGTAGTTGATGATGCTCTGATGTGAATGGGCAATTGTTCCCGCCACGTCTTAATATATCTTTAGAAATAAATTCCACTACTATATGGCACTCCCAGTCGTCATGGTTCCTTCTTTTTGGTGTTCTTTTGGGATGGTAACTTTTCAACGTTGCAAGGCATGCATATTGTAGAAGTAACATTGAATGTGAGGCTGATTATATTTCTCCAACATGTGTATTTGTTGTGTTACTAGCCACCTTGCCAGCTCTCGTCCTCTTCTCTAGGACAGAGATAATTGTTAATGGAAGATTGCTAGTTATTGATGTTATCTGTTGGGTCAACTACCATAGAGTACTGTTGGGTCAACTACAATAGAGTAGTTCATTTTATATTCTTTACAACATCTTTCAGCATAATAGCTTCTATATTTTCTCCACTACATGTAAAAGTTCTGTAGTCATCAAAACACTTTCTGCTTCTTACTGTTGATACAAAAGTTGATTATTTCTTTTCTCATGCTTTAAGTTTGTTCCTATCTTGAGCTGAGAAATATTATTCTTATGATTAGGCACCTACAAATGTGCTTGACAGTCCAATGGCTGCTGCCAAGCATTCACCAAAGGCAAAATTATCTGGAAATGATTGTTTTGCATGTGTCGGATCTGATCCTCAGAAGTGGGCTTCAGCTGAGAAATTTCAGCCTACTTCAAAGTCGAGTGGTCAACTAAAGGCACATGGCTCTAGTAATGCGGAGAAACATAGCGGCCAAAGGTCACCAGCCATAGTTGCAAAATCCTACACGTCAAGGCTGATTGTTGGGAACTCAGATGGGACAATCCTTATAAGATCTGACCAATACAACGGTAATGACCTCCGAGTGGACAATCCCTATGCAAAGTTCTTTGTTATCAAGTCAATTGGTGAGGCGGATATCCACAAATCAATTAAGTATGGTGTATGGTCTAGTTCCTCCAGTGGAAATAGCAAGCTGGATTGCGCATATAGGGATGCTGACCGAATAGCTAAGCGGAATTCTACAAAGTGTCCAGTTTTTCTGTTCTTTTCTGTAAGCAGTTCCAACTTGTCCAACTTCCATTTTCTTAAAATATGGTTTGTCCTTAAAATTCAATTATTAAATGTGACTTGTGGCTCATCAGGTGAATGGTAGCGGGCACTTTTGTGGCTTGGCCGAGATGGTTGGTCCTGTAGATTTTCATAAGGACATGGACTTCTGGTGCCAGGATAAATGGACTGGTTGCTTTCCTGTAAGATGGCATATAATCAAAGACGTACCTAACTATACTTTGCAGAATATCTTGCTTCAGAATAATGAAAATAAGCCTGTCACACACAGCAGAGATACCCAAGAGGTAAGCATTCCATTTGTGGGAAGCCAGTTTCGATCCATGGAATATCAAGTGAATACTAGTTTCCCTGTGGTGAAGTGTCTTCACGTTGCATTCTTTTTCCGTGGTCTAGTTCTGAGCATACATGTAGTGTCTGCTTTCAACCTCCTGATCATGATCCAAGCTTCAAATGCAGGTCCCATATGTTCCTGGAATATCTGTGCTCAAGATCTTGAAGGATATCAAAGTGAAGGAGTGCCTATTTGACGATTTTATGAGATACGAGGAAGATGAAGCAAGAATTAAGCAGCGTAGATGGTCCAAGTTGAGTCACAATGCTCCAGATTTTGTTCCTGTCTCACAGCGTAAGAGCGATGCCTCAGATCTTCAGCTGCCAAAATTTGGTGGTGTGCTGATAGACAGAACATTGGAGATACAGAACATGTCAGAGAAGCCACATGATTGTAATGGCATCAAACGACAGGATGCTGTTGAAAAACAAGTTGGTATTGAGGCTGGGAAAGAAAATGGGCATCAAGAAAACCGTTGTTATGGCAAGCAGGATAATGAAAAAGCGCCTAGATCTTCAACTAGCCAGCCACAAACTTCAACCTTGAAAATGAGCATGGATGGGAAGCAACAATACTGGAAGAAGGTGGAAAACCCTAAACCGAATCCTGATGGTGCTGGACATGGATCGTCAAAATTGAATGAGAACGGAGTTAATATTAGCTCGGCAATTGTCAGATTGGAGGCACCTGAAGATGATTCAATTGTTGCGAAAGTTGGTTCTCTTACAATCAGTTCAAAGACAAGGAAGGCTGAAGATAAGAGTCCCTTGGTTGATGTTGTGACCATTGGCTCGTTGCCAATCCGGGTCAACAAATCTGTTGCGTAGTGGGGGCTACCTTTTTTGCGTTTAGTCTCTCTTCCTGGTCCTGCTCCAGTTGTTATTCCAGCTTTAAGGGCGATGAAAAGGAAAAGACTACTTACATTCTAGTTTCCTGGTCAAGAAAACAGTTTTATTTTGGAAAGGAAGGATGGAACATGGAAGGACAGTACAGGATGTAATTCTCTTTAAAATTAAGAAAGAAGTGAAGATGAAAGTAAACGGGGAATCTGCATTCACTTTTTATTCAGGCCCGCTTGACTGAATTGTTGTTGTTATGCTTTGGTGTCGCCTGCCCCGCGTGAGCTCTTGATCGGACCCCTTCCATAGCGTACGTTGCGCCTGCCCGTGTCTGTTCGGGCCAGCCCCTCATGCTTCCGCTGCGCTCCCATCCCTGAGGAGTGACGGTGGATTGGCTCGCAGCGCCGCCCGCTCGTAGAAGCAGTAGGCGCCAGCGAGTTTCACTCGTCACTGTTTGTAGTTGAAAACGAGAGACTCGATTGATGCAAATAGTAAACAGAGATGTAATGAGAATAGTTAATCTTTGTTCTTTGTCGATTTTTTTAATCTTTATTGATGAGAGTACTCCTGTTTATACAGTGCCAAGGACGCTTCTTAATAGGCATACAGAGATGGGCGCAACCGTCGTGACTATTGCCCCAAGACAACTGCTGACGGTTCCTACAAATAACACATTAATTAATTCAAGCACTCCCCCCTAATCACTGCTGCTTGGTCTTGTCAGAAGACTTCATCTTGATAAAAATTCCTTTAAAAATCCCATGGGAAAAATCTGAGACCAGTGGGCAAGTAAGGAGAAAATATACAATAGCAATCATCGCCTTTTAAAATAATAAGAGAACAGTAAATTAGGACAATGCTAACGCTCACACGTGTGGTGGGAGCTAAACCCGCCCACACGCCCTAACATACAGAATACGCCATGTcatcgcatgcatgcatgtggattttttttttggattttcagttttttaaatgttttatctcttaaatgaaaaattcgattaaaaatccgttttcatcattaaatccctcgcgacgagatcttcgaaactagatctcatatcaatatatttcgaCGAAAGTTTTTTGGGTTAAAAGTTgccatgtctattgcacatgaattgccatgatATTTACACTAAAATTGCCATGTTATGTTTCAACCTTCTATATTAaaaagtaaattttgacatattataaaacggagaattaagaaactagacttgccatgcaccataaactaaaattgccatgatacatgcatttaaaattgccatggttcatgcaaaaaaatattttcatgaTCAAAGTATTGGAATTGCTATCATcaaaaactaaaattgccatgatctacaaactaaaattgccacatggcaactttagtttaagcagtatggcaactactccctccgttccaaaatagatgactcaactttgtactaacattagtacaaagttagtacaaagttggatcatctattttggaacggaggcagtgtaaacatcatggcaatttttGGGCAAAAATTTCtttcgtcgaaacatatcaacatggggtctagttttgaagatctcgtcgagacggatttaatggtgaaaaccgATTTTTAATTCAGttttttaattaggagataaaacatttttaaaccgaaaaccaaaaagatttctACTAATGTCATCTGTTCGTACGTGGCAAAATGAGTGGTTATGAAGGCATGTGGGCGATGtgcaaacgcccacacgtgtgggtgtTAGTTTTTCCGATAAATTAAGGGACAATACATATATTGTATATATTTCCTTGAAATCTCAATGGGAAAAACAAAAAGTATGACATATGATCTTGTGTTAATATTATACCTTATTAAAAACCTTGATGAGAACCTGTAAATATATAAAGGAAAAAGGAGTATAATATGATGTTGGGAAACATAGCAGAAAAAAAAATTCATCATACGGATCGAACTCCAGGAACACTATTAAGATGCATATAGAGGTTTGGATCGTTACCAACTATGAGTTGCAGTGGAAGAAAGTTGGAGTAGATTGCTGATGAAGTCCCTTGAATGGTT
The Aegilops tauschii subsp. strangulata cultivar AL8/78 chromosome 3, Aet v6.0, whole genome shotgun sequence genome window above contains:
- the LOC109777528 gene encoding uncharacterized protein, which translates into the protein MEMTPELLYGQNVYVPTAVNSYTYGYAEVGSPMDWYNHQNSLGYDAQDVYFPAFQTDGTQCVYYATPDNGSVHPSYSPYPMDPGYIVDGSYLPQEYVPDTDPTCQVVPSSYYIPSVLPYAVDSVLGITATSLHPSSVAFIPSMPAYAVTSTNHVLPLMALVAPKNDVVVNPPVQSTIVSSKQFQNHSMIPIVQLHNSLPMKQELGNGSMVSVKPLHTPQAPTNVLDSPMAAAKHSPKAKLSGNDCFACVGSDPQKWASAEKFQPTSKSSGQLKAHGSSNAEKHSGQRSPAIVAKSYTSRLIVGNSDGTILIRSDQYNGNDLRVDNPYAKFFVIKSIGEADIHKSIKYGVWSSSSSGNSKLDCAYRDADRIAKRNSTKCPVFLFFSVNGSGHFCGLAEMVGPVDFHKDMDFWCQDKWTGCFPVRWHIIKDVPNYTLQNILLQNNENKPVTHSRDTQEVPYVPGISVLKILKDIKVKECLFDDFMRYEEDEARIKQRRWSKLSHNAPDFVPVSQRKSDASDLQLPKFGGVLIDRTLEIQNMSEKPHDCNGIKRQDAVEKQVGIEAGKENGHQENRCYGKQDNEKAPRSSTSQPQTSTLKMSMDGKQQYWKKVENPKPNPDGAGHGSSKLNENGVNISSAIVRLEAPEDDSIVAKVGSLTISSKTRKAEDKSPLVDVVTIGSLPIRVNKSVA